One stretch of bacterium DNA includes these proteins:
- a CDS encoding hydantoin racemase has product MNGMELLLQGFGILVLGAIITALLGKWNRLNGWMAFILGSLASVLILIGAVQTLISGDLPSKGSGIFSIFFLDKLSSFFLLVISGISIVSLLYSIRYIEHYRKSTSLYYPFLLLFILGMGGVVSVRNMFAFLLFWEFMTLTSYFLVIYESEKPENLLAGFRYFFWSFLSAGCIELAVALLYIQTNSFDMNIMKGAMPTIQEKHPFMFHSLLALFLVGFGIKAGIFPFGNFWLPDAHPAAPSPVSALLSGVMIKTGVYGILRTFLWMLPLSPASNIWGSIIAAMGAISLVMGTLSALEQTDSKRLLAFHSIGQMGYIFLGVGAGLALLSLSSPFGYFALFGGLLHLFNHSIFKSLLFLSAGSILYKKGTRELSELGGLASSMPLTFFAALTASFAIGGIPPLNGFVSKWLLVFSTSIPARLHYEFPIWAIASIFASGLTIASMLKYVGSAFMGLKKEEDSYNDVPLTMQISQILLAAACLITGIVAVLPLGIIHNSLKESIMNLPPYEQLIGTGIEIAPKLKGLSIALWNPMLILLSLIILSAIFYEFIRGAKKETVIWLGGVLPDRRNLVYDPHSYFLTLRRGIWSNIPSIPLPRIERLSRLSVAPGEDVYEPLIRLGHRFIERLRKVHSGLLQTYILWQMLGLAIALLLIYAFK; this is encoded by the coding sequence ATGAACGGAATGGAACTTTTGCTTCAGGGCTTTGGCATATTAGTTTTGGGAGCAATCATAACCGCCCTTTTGGGCAAGTGGAATCGGCTAAATGGTTGGATGGCTTTCATCCTGGGTTCACTTGCCAGCGTCCTCATTTTAATTGGGGCGGTGCAAACCCTTATTAGTGGCGATTTGCCATCCAAGGGCAGTGGAATATTCTCTATTTTCTTCCTTGATAAATTGAGCTCTTTCTTCCTGCTCGTAATCTCGGGGATTTCCATTGTATCGCTTCTCTATTCCATTAGATACATTGAACATTATCGTAAAAGCACGAGCCTTTACTATCCGTTTCTACTCTTATTTATTTTGGGGATGGGCGGGGTTGTGAGTGTTAGAAATATGTTTGCTTTCCTCCTATTTTGGGAATTTATGACCTTGACCTCTTATTTTCTCGTTATTTACGAAAGCGAAAAACCCGAGAATCTATTGGCTGGTTTTCGTTATTTCTTCTGGTCATTTCTTTCTGCTGGTTGTATTGAGCTTGCCGTTGCCCTTCTCTATATTCAAACAAACTCCTTTGATATGAATATAATGAAGGGCGCTATGCCGACTATTCAGGAAAAACATCCATTTATGTTTCATTCACTACTTGCCTTGTTCCTTGTTGGCTTTGGCATAAAAGCGGGTATTTTCCCCTTCGGGAACTTCTGGCTTCCCGATGCTCACCCCGCTGCCCCTTCCCCCGTATCCGCATTGCTTTCCGGTGTGATGATAAAAACCGGTGTTTACGGGATACTGAGGACCTTTCTCTGGATGTTACCCCTTTCCCCTGCTTCAAATATATGGGGAAGTATCATAGCCGCTATGGGAGCTATATCATTAGTGATGGGCACTCTTTCCGCCTTGGAACAAACAGACAGCAAGAGACTCCTTGCCTTTCACTCTATTGGGCAGATGGGTTATATTTTCTTAGGGGTAGGGGCGGGGTTGGCTCTACTCTCTCTTAGCTCTCCCTTTGGTTATTTCGCTCTTTTCGGGGGATTGCTTCACCTTTTCAACCACTCAATCTTTAAATCTCTCCTTTTCCTCTCCGCAGGCTCAATTCTCTATAAAAAGGGAACAAGGGAACTAAGCGAATTAGGCGGGCTTGCTTCCTCTATGCCTCTTACATTCTTTGCCGCCCTAACGGCGTCTTTCGCAATAGGTGGAATCCCACCTTTAAATGGTTTTGTTAGCAAGTGGTTGTTGGTTTTTTCTACATCAATACCTGCAAGGTTGCATTATGAGTTTCCTATTTGGGCTATAGCAAGCATCTTTGCCAGTGGATTGACAATAGCTTCTATGCTGAAATATGTTGGCTCCGCTTTTATGGGGTTGAAGAAAGAAGAAGATAGCTACAACGATGTGCCATTAACGATGCAAATATCTCAGATACTGCTGGCAGCCGCTTGCCTAATCACCGGCATTGTAGCTGTATTGCCATTAGGTATTATCCACAACTCGCTGAAGGAAAGCATTATGAATCTTCCGCCTTATGAACAGCTAATCGGGACAGGGATTGAAATCGCTCCGAAACTTAAAGGGCTTTCTATAGCTTTATGGAATCCCATGTTGATATTGCTCTCATTGATTATTTTAAGTGCCATATTTTATGAATTCATCAGAGGTGCCAAAAAGGAAACAGTCATCTGGTTGGGTGGGGTATTGCCTGATAGAAGGAACTTAGTATATGACCCCCATTCTTATTTCCTCACCTTACGCAGGGGGATATGGTCAAATATCCCCAGCATTCCCTTACCCAGGATAGAGAGGTTGAGTCGCTTATCGGTGGCTCCTGGGGAGGATGTTTATGAGCCGCTGATTCGTTTAGGGCATCGCTTCATTGAGAGATTGCGAAAAGTCCATTCCGGGCTTCTGCAAACTTATATCCTCTGGCAAATGCTTGGCTTGGCGATTGCCCTTTTATTGATATATGCTTTTAAATAA
- a CDS encoding FAD/NAD(P)-binding protein, with the protein MKQEALFLPTIVSIKEIRQEIPLVATFRLPKPDGFTHKPGQFLEVSLFGKGEVPISISSPPSYEDILLTIRNSGYVTSFIHKLKEGDKIGIRGPYGNSFPYEEYKGYDVLFVGGGIGLAPLRSLLWEMLYHRDDFGRIILLYGARTPADLLYPWQYEEYERKGVELLLTVDRGDEKWTGNVGVVTTLFDKIKIEPERTVAYVCGPGIMIRFALRDLVEKLGIPAHNCIATLERHMKCGVGKCGHCVIGEKYVCIDGPVFRYPEIKMMERFDDPW; encoded by the coding sequence ATGAAGCAAGAAGCATTGTTTCTACCGACGATAGTCTCCATAAAGGAAATAAGGCAGGAGATACCCCTCGTGGCAACCTTTCGCCTTCCGAAGCCCGATGGTTTCACACATAAGCCGGGTCAGTTTCTTGAGGTATCCCTCTTTGGGAAAGGGGAGGTGCCAATCTCCATTTCCTCCCCACCTTCCTATGAGGACATTCTCTTAACGATAAGAAACTCAGGTTATGTAACATCGTTTATTCACAAACTAAAAGAAGGAGACAAGATCGGGATAAGGGGACCCTATGGGAACTCCTTCCCTTATGAGGAATACAAGGGTTATGATGTTCTGTTTGTGGGTGGAGGGATTGGACTCGCTCCCTTGCGCTCCCTTCTTTGGGAGATGCTCTATCACAGGGATGATTTCGGGAGGATAATCCTCCTTTATGGAGCGAGAACTCCCGCTGACCTCCTTTATCCTTGGCAATATGAGGAATACGAGAGAAAAGGGGTAGAGTTGCTCTTAACGGTTGATAGGGGGGATGAGAAGTGGACGGGGAATGTTGGAGTAGTAACGACGCTTTTTGATAAGATAAAGATAGAACCGGAAAGAACTGTGGCATATGTTTGCGGACCGGGTATAATGATTAGGTTCGCCTTGAGGGACCTTGTTGAGAAGCTGGGGATTCCAGCTCACAATTGTATAGCGACTTTGGAAAGGCATATGAAATGCGGAGTGGGGAAATGCGGGCATTGCGTTATAGGTGAGAAGTATGTTTGTATAGATGGTCCAGTATTCCGCTATCCAGAGATTAAAATGATGGAAAGGTTTGATGACCCATGGTAG
- a CDS encoding hydrogenase 3 maturation endopeptidase HyCI, whose product MVAMDSLVQLKDILEKERVAILGVGNPLMADDGVGSWIAEELKGKVKCPVFIGEDVPENYLYDILREEPKWLLVIDAVDFGGEAGEVKLVNMEELTPRFLSSHGMSLNIMGTILKEKGCEMMLLGIQPKNLSLGGEMSEEVKRSGEEIISLIRSWSG is encoded by the coding sequence ATGGTAGCTATGGATAGCCTGGTTCAACTGAAGGATATATTAGAAAAAGAGAGGGTGGCAATCTTGGGAGTTGGTAATCCCTTGATGGCGGATGATGGGGTGGGCAGTTGGATTGCTGAGGAGCTAAAAGGAAAGGTAAAGTGTCCTGTTTTCATAGGGGAAGATGTGCCTGAGAATTATCTTTACGATATATTGAGGGAAGAGCCCAAATGGCTTTTAGTTATAGATGCGGTGGATTTCGGTGGGGAGGCGGGTGAGGTGAAATTGGTCAATATGGAGGAATTGACGCCTCGCTTTCTCTCCTCTCATGGTATGTCGCTCAACATAATGGGGACGATTTTGAAAGAGAAGGGCTGTGAGATGATGTTGTTGGGCATTCAGCCAAAGAATCTTTCATTAGGAGGGGAGATGAGCGAGGAAGTTAAAAGGAGCGGAGAAGAGATAATATCCCTCATTAGGAGCTGGTCAGGATGA